The genomic DNA TAAGTGCCCTTCAAGGTAAGCTTGTATGTTAGATTCAGAAATTCCTAGTTCAGATAATGCTCTCGCTAAAGCTACTTGGGCATCTTGTGGCCAATCTTTTAAAACTTTACGCTCATTTTTACTGAGCGCTGGATCAAATTTAATAAGGTGTTGCCATGCACGATAAAAACCTTTCTCTCGATTTGGCATCGTCCAACTTGATCCGGAGTCATCAAGATATAATTTACACCATTTAATGATATGATAATTAAGAATATCAGATAGGTTTTCACCCTTTTGGTTCTCTATAAGTGAACTTACAGGTTGCAAAGAAGAGTCTTTCATACTCTCTGTATTTATATAACTCATTTCTTCTGCCAGTTTATTTACTTCTGGCAATGATAATAGACTAGAAGGTAATTCCTCTAATTTTAAAGCTACTTGGCAAAACTGCTCCACTTTCTTTCGCGGGATATGAAAAGATTGTGAATCAAGCCAACGAGACAAGCCACTTTGTAAAAATGATTCCTCAATCTCCCCTTTTGCCTTTGCCGAATGAATCATAGCAGCACTCGGATATATATCCACATTACGAATTTCTTTTAACCAATCTGCAACTTGTTCAAATGATTGTTTTTCAAGTCCCATCCAAGGGTGATGAGCTGCAAACGTAGAGATAGGCCAAAGTGGTGCAATCACTCGGCTAGCAGATGCAACTAAATCATTTATATTATTTTCTTGCATATCAATATTTGTATCTTTCTTTAATATTGACAATATGCTCATCACGAATTACCTCCCTTTGATACATAATGTTTCAGATAGCCTGGGTGACTTTCTACTGACTTTCTTCTCGCCTCACCTACTCGAACTAACCAAAGATAAAGTACAGCGAATAAAGTAGAAGATTGATTACGAGTAACGAAAGTACTAATAGCACTACTAAATAGTAAAATACATATAACAAAGATAACAGCTGGAGCTGAAGGTTGAACACTTTGATACATGTCAGTATGCAACCATTTGTAAAGAGAATTATGAACGGTAAAATAAATGAGAGAAAAACCAGCTAAAATAACTACGCCAACAATTCGTCCCATTCTTCCCTCTCCAAAAACAACAAGCTGTTTCCATGAAAAGTATAATGACCACCCTAAGATGAACGCACTAACTAATTCATACCCTTCTCCAGAAGTCGTAAACCAAAAAGCAATCGCTATAAATAATCCGAAAACACGTCCGACCATAATCCATAAATCAGATATCTTTTCATTAGACTGCTTCACTGCCCCAAAACGTTGCACGGAAGAACCAGCTTGTAAAAACAGTGTAGCTTTAAACAAACCATGTAAAATCAAATGAATAACAGCCGCTAAATAGGCTCCTAATGCGCATTGAATAAGCATAAACCCCATTTGTGCAATAGTTGATCCCACTAGCTGACGTTTATAATCAACTTGAACTAGGCTAATTCCTGTTCCGATTAAGATAGAAATACTTGAGAAAATTAGTAAAATGATTTGTGCAATATCATCATGAAAAAGAGGTGAAAATCTAGTTAACATGATACCGCCAGCATTTACTAAACCAGCATGCATAATAGCAGACACAGGAGTTGGAGCTACAGCTGACTCAATTAACCATCTTTGAAAAGGCCATTGTGCTGCTGGAATCATCACAGCTACTATAATCAATAAGTTAATTCCTGTTTTCTCCAACGTTCCAAATTGAGCTACATTTTCATTCGTTAAAACTGATGTTAATTGCCACTGTCCAGTGCCTTGAAAAAGCCAAATGATAGCTGATAGCAAGGCGATCCAGCTTATTGTAAATAAATAACTAGAAATTTTTGTTGCTTCACTAACTACTTTCCAACCTTTATTTAGCCCTATGAGTAGAACCAATCCTATAAGAGTTGCTCCCCAACAAATAATCATGAAACGAAGATCATTACTTAACCATGCGACTGAAGATACACCTGTAGTAAATGTAAAAAGTGCAAAGTATTTTCGATATGAGCGATCTCCCAGTAAGTAACGTATAGAAAAACGCTGAATGATTAAACCAATTGTAAGAACAAAGAAAGCCATGAACCAAGCTAAAGTATCTAGATGCCAAGGCCCTACAACTCTATCTTCATTGTGATTAACAAGTGCGAGTAAAGAAACCAATGAAGGCAATGCAGCGATACCAATATGGATATGAACAAAACGTAAAGGCATCCTTGCATGTAAAAACAATAATCCACTTAGCCAAGAAGCACTAAGCGCCATAAAAAATAATGTTAACAGTGTTGATGAACTCAGCGAAATTAACATGTTAAATACCCCCTTCTAAGCAAAAATAAACTATAAAAATTCCTTTTAATTAAGATGATTTTTTAAATTTCAATTTTCATTCACTCTTTTTAGTGCATCGTTTTTTCCCATAAAAAAACCGACAACTTCCATAATTCAATGATTTTATATCATCATTGAATTATGGAGATTGTCGGTTTCCCTTCAACTAACTTCAATAAAGTTTTTTGAAGAGCTCCCATTTTATAGAGGATAATAATGTATGTATTACTCCTGTTAAAAAGAAATGTATATTTCTGATCTCCTAGATTATGCAATCAATATATCAATTTATGTTATACGCTATCTTTTAATTAAGAAACTTTTTCATTTAGTCAATATTACATATTAAAAAAATGCTAAAGCCTTAATTATAGCAAACTGTTAAAATGAGCATCTATCAATTTTTTAAAACAATTATAAGATAAACCATATTAAGCAGTTTGTCAATTTCTTTATCCGTTTTTTAAGAGTTATTAGAATTAAGATTTATTATACCTAAATAACTTCAAGTTTTTAATTATTAGCCTGTTAATAAAGTGCCAAACTTGTAGGTTTCTTAATCCTTCCACTAACCTTAAGGTATTTTTAAAATTTCTCCTCAAGATTATGAAGCAATTTAAAAATCATTACTCGTTCGCCTGTACGGGAGCTTATATCCGTATGAAAGCTTTTCACTTTTTCTCCAGTTAATTCTAGTATAATCTCTTTCAGATCATCAATTCCAGATTCAACTAGCTCCGAACGATTTTTCTTTATCGTTAGCATACCGTCTTTTGTTTCGCAAACCGTATATTCAGCCGGCGTTAAAACACCTTGTAAATTTACGATAATCATATCCCGTAATATATCTGTCTTAACGGATATAGACCCGCGTCCTAGGTAGTCCTTTTCCCAGTGAGTAATTGCTTTGCTTATCTCTGATTCAATAGAGCCTTTTGAGTTTTTCATCTTTGTATCCTCCTTCAATAAAATGTAATTACAATAACAATATAATAATCTGGATTGATTTTATTTTCAATTATTGAGAAGAATTTATAGGAATCGTTGTCATGTATCCTTTAGTATTAAAGTGAATTTTTATATTGCAATATACGTTTTTTTGATTATCTCCAACATAATACTCTTACTATAAAGACTCTGTTGCATACATTTCTAAAAAGGACATTCCGGAGAAAATAAGAAAACTCTTGTAACGTAATATACAAACGAAAAAGCCGATTTCTTTATAAAATAAGAAATCAACTTTTGGCTTAGTTATTGATTTAGTAATGGAAAACACCTTTTTAAGATAATTATGTTTATACTATAGACGTTGATCTTTCTGGAAGTTTAGTTGAAAATGATCCGCTTCATTGTATACCCCGAATTCATATCCTTTTTCCTTATAAAATTTAATAATTTCAGGAAGCGCTTGTAATGTTTGTGGTTTTTCATGCATTAGAACTACTTCCACATCTTCTGTTGTTGTACGCTTTACATTCTCTATAATTTGCTGTGGATTACCTTTTAATTTCCAATCATTTGAATCTATCGTCCAATCCCAAACTTTTATTCCTGCTTCTACAATTTGGTTACGAATTTCCTCGCCCTTTAATCCTGGTGCAGATCCATATGGCGGACGAACTAGTTTAGGAGTTGTACCCGTAATATTATGGATAAGAGCTAACGTTTCTTTCATCTCCGGTACAAATTGTCCTTTTTTGTATAACTTATCACTATTATGTGTCATACTATGAGCACCAATATAATGTCCTTCTTTTACTGCTCGCTTTACGTTTTCCTGAAAAGCGGTATTCTGTAAATTGCTACCTTGCATAAAAAATGTCGAAGCAACATGTTGCTCTTTTAGTACATCTAAAAATTTCCCAGTTAATTCGCTAGGACCGTCATCGAATGTTAAATAAACAACCTTTCCTACCGGTTTTCCATCAGGTCTTTTCTGTTTTGCTGGTGGTGTCTCCTTTTTCTTTTCTTGTTGTTGCGTATTAACTTGATTACTACTTTCATTAGCTACTCCCTTCGCTGGGATAGAGTTCCATTTCCCAATTAAAAAGAATGTGAAAAAGGTCGTTGCTAAAACAACCCCTAGAGATAGTATTGCCTTAGTTCCTACATTTGTTTTTTTCTTATTTTGTGATTCTTTCATTATGTTTCGATCCTTTCCCTACTAATTTTCATATTCATTATTTATACAGCTAAGCATTAACTCCAGTTGATATTTACAATAAATAGATTAATAGAGGAAGGTGAAGATAAAATGCAGATAATGTCGAAATTAGTTAAAGAATAGCGTACTGCATCCACTCTTTAGAAAAATATTGTTTTCTCTAATACAGTTAAATTTGAAAACTGGATATACATCCAAAATAAAAAATACTACTCTTTCTAAACAAAATTTTT from Bacillus cereus G9842 includes the following:
- a CDS encoding DUF2294 domain-containing protein, with amino-acid sequence MKNSKGSIESEISKAITHWEKDYLGRGSISVKTDILRDMIIVNLQGVLTPAEYTVCETKDGMLTIKKNRSELVESGIDDLKEIILELTGEKVKSFHTDISSRTGERVMIFKLLHNLEEKF
- a CDS encoding NADH dehydrogenase subunit 5; this encodes MLISLSSSTLLTLFFMALSASWLSGLLFLHARMPLRFVHIHIGIAALPSLVSLLALVNHNEDRVVGPWHLDTLAWFMAFFVLTIGLIIQRFSIRYLLGDRSYRKYFALFTFTTGVSSVAWLSNDLRFMIICWGATLIGLVLLIGLNKGWKVVSEATKISSYLFTISWIALLSAIIWLFQGTGQWQLTSVLTNENVAQFGTLEKTGINLLIIVAVMIPAAQWPFQRWLIESAVAPTPVSAIMHAGLVNAGGIMLTRFSPLFHDDIAQIILLIFSSISILIGTGISLVQVDYKRQLVGSTIAQMGFMLIQCALGAYLAAVIHLILHGLFKATLFLQAGSSVQRFGAVKQSNEKISDLWIMVGRVFGLFIAIAFWFTTSGEGYELVSAFILGWSLYFSWKQLVVFGEGRMGRIVGVVILAGFSLIYFTVHNSLYKWLHTDMYQSVQPSAPAVIFVICILLFSSAISTFVTRNQSSTLFAVLYLWLVRVGEARRKSVESHPGYLKHYVSKGGNS
- a CDS encoding polysaccharide deacetylase family protein; protein product: MKESQNKKKTNVGTKAILSLGVVLATTFFTFFLIGKWNSIPAKGVANESSNQVNTQQQEKKKETPPAKQKRPDGKPVGKVVYLTFDDGPSELTGKFLDVLKEQHVASTFFMQGSNLQNTAFQENVKRAVKEGHYIGAHSMTHNSDKLYKKGQFVPEMKETLALIHNITGTTPKLVRPPYGSAPGLKGEEIRNQIVEAGIKVWDWTIDSNDWKLKGNPQQIIENVKRTTTEDVEVVLMHEKPQTLQALPEIIKFYKEKGYEFGVYNEADHFQLNFQKDQRL